The window AGACGAGATCGCCTTCTTTAATGGCGGCCGCCATTAATTTAATATCAGGCCCCTGGCCTGTCAAGCTCAAGTTTAGAGACTGATAGATATGGGAAGTAGACACCTGTTGATCAGGATGGATCAGAACAACCCAGAAAGCCCTGCCGGGCTGAAGTGGGGTAAGTTTTGCGCCTATTCCTTCAGCCAAAGCCGTTCCGGGATTGAGACAAAAAGGAACATCCGCCCCCAGCTCTGAGGCTACCTGATAAAGTTCATCATAAGTCAGACTTAGAGACCATAATTTATTTAACCCCATCAAAGCCGCCGCCGCATCACTGCTTCCTCCGGCCAGGCCGGCCGCCACTGGAATAGCTTTTTTAATTCTAATGCTTGCCCCATAATCAACCGACGCTAATTGAGTCAACTTAATGGCCGCCTGGTAAGCTAAATTTTGCCCCGGCGGAATATTCAGCCCAGGGCACTCTACTTCAATTATCCTCGGCGGGGCAGGGGTAAAGATAAGCGTATCATAAAGGGCTACTGACTGCATAATAGAGGCAATCTCATGGTATCCGTCATCCCTCCTGCCCAAAACACTTAAGAATAGATTTATCTTGGCCGGCGCCTGAATTCTAACTTCAGAAGTAAATATTTATCCCCCCTCCGATACAGGTTGTTTTAGAAAAAGTTATTTCGCCGGCCACCGAGAAGCCTTGTCCCCACCAATATTTTATCCCCAGAGGCACAAAAAATTCCAGCTCCACTTCATCTTCCTCCTCTATTATTTTTTCATAGTTCACTATATCCAGTCCAAGCCCGCTGTAAATTAAAAGGTTGGTGTTTTTCTTTTTATTAATCAGGATAGTATCACCCGCCAGAGCAAACCCGGAAAGGATAAAAGAGTTAAAGTTGTCGGCTTTAGTAACGGTAAGTCGAGACCCTAAAGAGAGATAGAGATCGGAATTTTTCTTGTCAAGCAATTGATATTTCCCTTCTCCACCGATAAAGAATCCAACCTCCTCCTTCCCTTTGTTAAACTCCGCCTCAATAATTCCACCCTTTAACCCCCAATCAATATGCTGGTCAAAGCCAAATCTAGCCTGGGCACATGCCCCTGAGGCATTTAAGTCCTCCATAAAAAAAACATACACCCCTCCTTCAACCTGGCCAGGCTTAATGACCATAGGAGATTGATATTGACCGTAGATCTGAGACCAAACAGGGGCTGAACCAATCAATATCCCCCCCAATATAAGGCAAAATAGTATCCTCTTCAACCGTCTTACCTCCCTTTCACCTCAGCCAATAGACATTAGCCCATAAGGTGTATCTTCCCTCGTAAGCGTTCAGCCACTAAGGCACAAACTCGATGCTCGATGCTCGATCCTGGATACTGGATCCTTTACCAGCATCGAAGATCGAGCATCGAGCATCGAGGATCGAGGATCGAACATCCAGCATCATGTGCTGAACGGTTATCTTCCCTCTATGGTCTCTTGCCTGCTTAGCTATTGACTCTTTTCACAGACACTTGCGGCACCCCATACAATCTTTCCCCGGAGTGCTAAAGTCATCCCCGCATATAGCCGGGAAAAGCACATACTCAGTCCGCTGAGGAATCTTGTATCTTCTCTCTTTTCCCCCTACCAACCTCTCCCAAAATTTATTCAGCCAAACTAAACCTAACCTTACGGTTGCCACTGTTACCAACTCCCTCCAGAGATATTTAAAGATAAACCTCTGTTTACTCTATCGGCAACCATAAGCTAAAAGTTTATCTTTTTTTTTATCCCGAGAGGGAATTAGTCGTGCCTAACAGTTCTCTTACTTTACCTCCTATATCTTGGCTGGCCAAAAGGGCCTCGCCCACGAGAATAGCATCTACCCCTTTTGCTTCCAGAAATTTTGCCTGTCTTCGAGTACGAATCCCGCTCTCTGAAACCACCGTGATTCCGGCTGGGATCCAGAGCTTAAGCCGGGAGGTAATGTTCAAATCAACCTCAAAGGTATAAAGATTGCGGTTGTTTATGCCAATTATCTCTACATCTGTGGAGATGACCTTTTCCAATTCTTCTTCCGTATGCACCTCTATTAAACAATCTATCGCTACCTCGCGGGCAATAGAAAGAAAATTGGCTAAGGTTTCTTTCGGAAGACAGGCAGCAATCAAAAGGATCGCATCAGCACCTGCCTGGGCTGATTCATATATCTGATACTCATCGATGATGAAATCCTTTCTGAGAACAGGAAGCGAAACGATTCGCTTCACTTCAGCAATAGTCTTCAAATTTCCCAGAAAGAATTTTGACTCTGTCAGAACGGAAATAGCCGCCGCGCCATTACGGGCATAAATACCCGCCAGCCTGAGTGGATCAAAGTCCTTGCAAATTATCCCCTTTGATGGAGAAGCCCGTTTGATCTCGGCAATGAGTCGGATAGGGTCTCCCCACTTTTTCGCCCTGGAAATGGCTTTCCTGAACCGACCGGGGGACGGGGCTGAAGCGGGTAACCGAAGAAGCAGTTCCTTAAGAGGGAGAATCTCTTTTTGCCTGGCTAATTCAACCCGTTTATGCTTTATTATCTGATCAAGGATCATGGTATCAGTAGACAGTGAACAGTAGACAGTAATCAGCCGTCAGTACTTACGTCTTTCTTACTCCTTCACTATCCACTGTCTACTGTTAGCTCTTGATAAATACTTCCTTAAATCCGGCTATGGCTTCCTTCAATGCCCCTTCTGTCTCGTCGTCCAATTTTTGAGCCTTCTCCAGCTTAGCTACTAATTGAGGGCGCTGGCTATCCATATACCCAAAAAATTCCCGCTCAAATCGAAGGCAATCATTAACCGAGATGTCATCCAGGTATCCCTTTACGCCACAATAGATAATCATCACCTGTCGGGTTACCGGCATAGGTTCATACTGCCCTTGCTTAAGGATTTCCGTCATCCGTTTTCCCCTGGCCAGCCTAGCCTGAGTGGCCTTATCCAGATCAGAGGCAAATTGAGCAAAGGCGGCTAATTCTCGATATTGGGCCAGGTCTAATCTAAGTTGGCCGGCTACTTGTTTCATAAACCTGGTCTGCGCCGCGCTGCCCACTCTGGATACAGAAAGCCCTACGTTAATGGCCGGCCTTATACCTGAATAGAAAAGGCCGGGTTCAAGGTAAATCTGGCCATCCGTAATGGAAATGACATTAGTAGGGATATAGGCCGAAACATCGCCGGCCTGAGTCTCAATAATAGGCAAGGCGGTCAGCGATCCGCCTCCATGCTCAGGGTTATATTTAGCCGCCCGTTCCAATAACCGGGAGTGAAGATAGAAGATGTCGCCAGGATACGCCTCTCGACCCGGTGGCCTTCGCAGCAACAATGACATTTGTCGGTAAGCTACGGCGTGTTTAGATAAATCGTCATAGATGAGAAGGGCATGTCCGCCCTTGTCCCTGACTTCTTCCCCCATAGCACAACCCGCATAAGGGGCGATATATTGCAGAGGAGAGGAAGCCGAGGCAGTCGCAGAAACAATAGTCACATAATCCATGCAACCTTTTTCTTCCAGCGTGCTCACTATCTGAGCCACACTTGATTGTTTTTGCCCAATAGCCACGTAAATACAGTGCACATCCCCTCCCTTTTGGTTGATAATGGTATCAACGGCAATGGCTGTTTTCCCTGTTTGGCGATCACCAATAATAAGCTCTCGCTGTCCACGGCCAATAGGGATCATAGAATCGATCGCCTTTAAGCCGGTGTGAAGGGGTTGATTGACCGATATGCGGTCCACAATCTCCGGTGCCCTGGCCTCAATAGTTCTGAACTTGGTGGTCCTGATCGGTCCTTTCCCATCAATAGGCTGCCCCAGGGCATTTACTATCCGTCCCCTTAAAGCGTCCCCAACCGGCACCTCAACCACTCGACCGGTAGTCTTAACCTCATCGCCCTCTTTGATATCACGATCTTCTCCCAAGATGACTGCCCCTACTGAATCTTCCTCTAAATTGAGGACCATCCCGTAGACCCGACTGGAAAATTCCAGAAGCTCTCCGGCCATAGCCTCTTCCAGGCCAAAGATTCGAGCCACCCCATCTCCCACCTGCACCACTGTCCCCACCCTGGCCAGATCCAGCTTAACATCATACTGCTCTATCTGCTCCCGAATAATAGCGCTTATTTCACTGGCTTTGATCTCCACTTTCTTTTTCCTCCTCGGACTCTATGACATTTAATATTGAAATCTGCGTGCCTCTTTTGGGGCGGCTGAGCAGTTACTAACCACGTTAAACGTATCTACTCAAAATCAAGTTGAGAACTTGTCAATTGCAAGCCCGAGCGGAGTGAGGGAGGGAGCAATCCGTCCTGTTTCGCCTTCGGTTCGCAGTCCTCGCATTACGACACAGCCTCTTGAAGGGTAACTACTCAACTTAGTTTTGAGTAGTTACCGTTAAACTAACTAATTAACTCGACTCGCCACTAACCCGTTAGTTCCCTTTTTAGCATCTCCAGCCTTTTTTTAACACTCCCATCAATAATAGTATCTCCCACCCGAATGATACATCCGCCAATAATTTCGGGATCAACCTTCATCTCCATCCTAATCTCTACCTTCATCGACCTGGCTAACTTATTGGCTAACCGATTTTTCATCTCCTTTGGCAGAGGAACGGCTACCGTTAATAACGCCCTGGCCCGAGCTTGACGTTTGTCAGCCATTTCATCATATTTCAACCTGATATCCGAAATCAAATTCAGTCTCTTTTTGGCCAAAAGCAGCCTCAAGAAATTGTTGGTAATCGAAGAAAAATGATAAGGCTCCATAAGCTTGAGGAGAAGAGCCTTCCTGGCTTCAAGATCAAGCTTAGGATGCTGAAAGGTCCGCAAAATAACCGGGTCAGCCGTCAGGATACGGTTGACCCGGGCCAATTCTTCTCCTTGAATATCTATGTTGTCGTGGTCAGAAGCAATATCTATCAGGGCTTCCGCATATCTACCGGCCGCACTCTTAATCAATGTAGTCTCCCTACCTCTCTGGTATATTCATCAACTAACTTCCGATGGTCCTTTTCAGTAAGACTCTTTCTAATAATCCGTTCTGCCACCAGGATGGAGAGATCGGCTACCTGGGCTCGAAGTTCCCTTTTGGCCCGCTCTACTTCTTGATCCATTTGGGCCTTGGCTTCCTCGCATATCCATTTTGCTTTGGCGTTAGCCTCGGCCATAATCCGTTTTTCTTCTTTAGCCGCTGTCTGCCTTGCCTTTTCAACCATCCCCAGGGCCTCTTCCCGTTTTTCAGCCAGGGTCTCTTTAGCCTCGGCTAAATTTTTAGCCGCCTCTTGTTTGTCTTTTTCTGTGCCTTCAATCAATTCACGGATATAGGCTGATCGTTTCTCCAGGAACTGAGTCACTGGTTTATACAGCAACTTATACAGAATCCCTGTCAAAATCAGAAAGTTGATAATCTGCAAAACGAGCGTAAAATTAAGGCTGATCATTATTTCGCTTCTTCTGGTGTCTGGTGGCCTGGTGTCTAGTGCCTTGTCACGTTAGTATTTATGGGTAGAGTCTCTTTAGGTAGGGGCAAATAATTATTCGCCCCTACCTCCTCCTTTTGCCAAGACGATTCGCGAATCGCCCTTACTGTAGGGGCACGTTGCAACGTGCCCCTACAGTTTGACAAGGCACTAGTGCTTCGTGACATTTGATATTATGGGTAGAGTCTTTTGAGTTTGATCCGGGCTTTCTCGGTGCTGAATTGCCAGTTTTCAGATATCGTCAAAATAGCTCAACTGCTAAAAGCAAATGTCATGGAGCACTAGTGGTCTGGTAACCCCCAGGCTACCAGACCACCACACTACCAGACACCGGATTGGATTAAACTGCCACAAAGATGAGCAGTAAAGCGATAACCAGAGAATAAATCCCGGTTGATTCACTTACGGCCTGACCGATAAGCATAGTTCGAGTCAAAAGGGTGGCCATCTCTGGTTGTCGGGCAATGCCTTCCACTGTCTTGCCGGCTGCGTAACCTTCTCCGACGCCCGGGCCTATGGCCCCTATGCCCATACAAATGCCGGCCCCTAAAAAGGCCATCCCCTTAAGAAAGGCTTCCGCTGTAATTCCGCTGAACTCCATAAGTCCTACCCCCTTTATTAAGTTTCGAGTTTCGGGTTTCCCGAAACTATTTTTATGCCCTGGCCACAGAAATATAGGTGATAGCCAACATAGCAAAAACAAAGGCCTGGACGGTCCCCACGAAAAATCCAAAGAAACCATTTAGGCCGATCGGCAGGATCAAATAGTAAGTTAATTCAGAAATAATCAAGATAACCAGTCCACCGCCCAGGATGTTACCAAAGAGACGAAAAGAATGAGAGGTAAGCTTGGCGAATTCCCCGATAATATTTAACGGCAGCATTAAAGGAGCCAGCATCATCGGCTCTAAAAAGCCCTTTAAATAATGGCCCAGCCCCTTGGTCCAGATGGCTGACCCTTGAACAATAAAGAAAACCAAAAGCCCGAGGCCGAGGGTGGTATTCAAATCAGCCGTGGGTGATTTGAAAAAAGGAATACTTCCCAACCAGTTGGAGATAAGCACAAAGAAGAAGATAGTCGCGAAGAGAGGGAAATATTTTCGGCCGGATTCTTGACCAATAGTATCCTTAGTTAGACCGTCTAAGCCGTCAATAATCCATTCAATTAATGCCTGAACACGCCCGGGGAACTTCTCTAACCGTCGGACGCCCAGATAGGCCAGCCCAATAAGCATGGCCATCACAATCCAGGTCATCACGAGAGTGGTGACGTTGACCTTCAGGGCGGTCTCACCTACTTTAAAGATCAGCTCATTTGATTCGGTAATATTATCTAAGTTTGGTATCTCAAAGGCCTTGAGCAAAGCCGTCCTCAGCGTCTCGAACATTCTTCCTCCTTAACGGTATTGACGATCTCAAGCTAAAACGTAACTACTCAGCCATCCAAAAAGAAGACCACAGATTCCACAAGATCTTACCGATTATCAGGAATTATTTTTTATCGGAGCCATCTGGGAGAATGGGGGTAATCTGTGTTCCCAATGAGGGCTGAGCCCTTACGCTAAAACAAATCCGTAACCCATTTCCCATCGTGCTCTGGATTTGGGGTCACTTTTTGAGATTTTGCCTCAACCACTAAGTCCATATTTTCTAACACCAAATAGCCAATTAAGGGGGGTGTTGTTTCATCGTTTTCCATGACATCCATTCTAATTTCACGCCCCTGAATAGTAATGCTGGCTACCGAGAAAATCCTTCTATTCACTT of the bacterium genome contains:
- the trpC gene encoding indole-3-glycerol phosphate synthase TrpC produces the protein MILDQIIKHKRVELARQKEILPLKELLLRLPASAPSPGRFRKAISRAKKWGDPIRLIAEIKRASPSKGIICKDFDPLRLAGIYARNGAAAISVLTESKFFLGNLKTIAEVKRIVSLPVLRKDFIIDEYQIYESAQAGADAILLIAACLPKETLANFLSIAREVAIDCLIEVHTEEELEKVISTDVEIIGINNRNLYTFEVDLNITSRLKLWIPAGITVVSESGIRTRRQAKFLEAKGVDAILVGEALLASQDIGGKVRELLGTTNSLSG
- the ispE gene encoding 4-(cytidine 5'-diphospho)-2-C-methyl-D-erythritol kinase; this translates as MFTSEVRIQAPAKINLFLSVLGRRDDGYHEIASIMQSVALYDTLIFTPAPPRIIEVECPGLNIPPGQNLAYQAAIKLTQLASVDYGASIRIKKAIPVAAGLAGGSSDAAAALMGLNKLWSLSLTYDELYQVASELGADVPFCLNPGTALAEGIGAKLTPLQPGRAFWVVLIHPDQQVSTSHIYQSLNLSLTGQGPDIKLMAAAIKEGDLVSIAANLYNDLEQVTVKQYPFILSLKRAMVEAGAVGTLMSGSGPTVFGLAWDKTQATSIAAKLREIVKEKVRIVETYNPNLQQRG
- the atpA gene encoding F0F1 ATP synthase subunit alpha, which codes for MEIKASEISAIIREQIEQYDVKLDLARVGTVVQVGDGVARIFGLEEAMAGELLEFSSRVYGMVLNLEEDSVGAVILGEDRDIKEGDEVKTTGRVVEVPVGDALRGRIVNALGQPIDGKGPIRTTKFRTIEARAPEIVDRISVNQPLHTGLKAIDSMIPIGRGQRELIIGDRQTGKTAIAVDTIINQKGGDVHCIYVAIGQKQSSVAQIVSTLEEKGCMDYVTIVSATASASSPLQYIAPYAGCAMGEEVRDKGGHALLIYDDLSKHAVAYRQMSLLLRRPPGREAYPGDIFYLHSRLLERAAKYNPEHGGGSLTALPIIETQAGDVSAYIPTNVISITDGQIYLEPGLFYSGIRPAINVGLSVSRVGSAAQTRFMKQVAGQLRLDLAQYRELAAFAQFASDLDKATQARLARGKRMTEILKQGQYEPMPVTRQVMIIYCGVKGYLDDISVNDCLRFEREFFGYMDSQRPQLVAKLEKAQKLDDETEGALKEAIAGFKEVFIKS
- the atpE gene encoding ATP synthase F0 subunit C, translated to MEFSGITAEAFLKGMAFLGAGICMGIGAIGPGVGEGYAAGKTVEGIARQPEMATLLTRTMLIGQAVSESTGIYSLVIALLLIFVAV
- the atpB gene encoding F0F1 ATP synthase subunit A, with translation MFETLRTALLKAFEIPNLDNITESNELIFKVGETALKVNVTTLVMTWIVMAMLIGLAYLGVRRLEKFPGRVQALIEWIIDGLDGLTKDTIGQESGRKYFPLFATIFFFVLISNWLGSIPFFKSPTADLNTTLGLGLLVFFIVQGSAIWTKGLGHYLKGFLEPMMLAPLMLPLNIIGEFAKLTSHSFRLFGNILGGGLVILIISELTYYLILPIGLNGFFGFFVGTVQAFVFAMLAITYISVARA
- the atpF gene encoding F0F1 ATP synthase subunit B codes for the protein MISLNFTLVLQIINFLILTGILYKLLYKPVTQFLEKRSAYIRELIEGTEKDKQEAAKNLAEAKETLAEKREEALGMVEKARQTAAKEEKRIMAEANAKAKWICEEAKAQMDQEVERAKRELRAQVADLSILVAERIIRKSLTEKDHRKLVDEYTREVGRLH
- the atpH gene encoding ATP synthase F1 subunit delta, producing MIKSAAGRYAEALIDIASDHDNIDIQGEELARVNRILTADPVILRTFQHPKLDLEARKALLLKLMEPYHFSSITNNFLRLLLAKKRLNLISDIRLKYDEMADKRQARARALLTVAVPLPKEMKNRLANKLARSMKVEIRMEMKVDPEIIGGCIIRVGDTIIDGSVKKRLEMLKRELTG